From a single Arachis hypogaea cultivar Tifrunner chromosome 3, arahy.Tifrunner.gnm2.J5K5, whole genome shotgun sequence genomic region:
- the LOC112791729 gene encoding putative U-box domain-containing protein 50 isoform X1, whose amino-acid sequence MDGRAEREKIYVALGNNVLEGIHTLAWTLSKWHSHPISIIILHVKYNNTCNHLSTLLGNFPEGIACDVKMERIRKGEEDKIDKMLSKYISFCDNVPAEILDIEQFDEPVQKRTIDLIYGLGITKLVMAFSFMKASLKQKDAMNAMLYVHKQKPGFCELFFVCEGIQVFLREKDNDETVMEDDNGVTVARMKDNNNNKSVAKWCLEGLIFSNSRTIDSDPTSSSSSSEFPLINQNLWEFYLREIENYYQELLSLNLEEENHNSDFPPTQYESLREELNEAYNRIQTKRKEAKQNIERHEKAEWAIWFCNRREEELENRIKEEVAAREELKKELERKKEEVDEISVEVEETKKMVIQVSETERQQRKVIEVKTQILGEIEELRRQRIMGRSRRVVAEAVNNNGCCVFREYREEEIVVATHSFWDELRMKGGFGGWSNVYKGRINGYTVAIKMLNSLPAFSQLHYFLAKVKILGSIRHPHLVDMLGFCSEPKCIILEYMDSGSLGDILHCRLRRWSLLWHDRIRIAIEVCSGLGFLHESQPRPIIHCRIDPSNILLDHNLVAKITGFGLHGCGEECNVGSDVKAVGVLLMQLLTGKRNFLGMVREDILDGSGGKWPLDVAKEVEDLAKRSMSNEDMSIARVMEELNEIRRKHDSIAWTRID is encoded by the exons ATGGATGGTAGAGCAGAGAGAGAGAAAATCTATGTCGCCCTTGGGAATAATGTGCTTGAAGGAATTCACACTTTGGCTTGGACTCTCAGTAAATGGCACTCTCACCCAATTTCCATAATTATTCTGCATGTCAAATACAATAACACTTGCAACCATCTTTCAACACTAC TTGGGAATTTTCCAGAAGGCATTGCATGTGATGTTAAAATGGAGAGAATCCGGAAAGGCGAGGAAGACAAAATCGACAAGATGCTTTCCAAGTATATATCCTTCTGTGACAAT GTACCAGCTGAAATACTTGACATAGAGCAATTTGATGAACCTGTTCAAAAGCGCACAATAGACTTAATTTATGGTCTTGGAATTACCAAATTGGTCATGGCATTCTCATTCATGAAGGCTTCATT GAAACAAAAAGATGCGATGAACGCAATGTTGTATGTTCATAAGCAGAAGCCTGGGTTCTGTGAACTGTTCTTTGTGTGTGAAGGGATACAAGTGTTCCTCCGAGAGAAGGATAATGATGAGACAGTAATGGAGGATGATAATGGTGTCACAGTTGCAAGAatgaaagataataataataataagtcagTTGCCAAATGGTGCCTAGAAGGACTAATATTCAGTAACAGTAGAACCATTGATTCCGATCCTACAAGTTCTTCTTCATCCTCCGAGTTCCCTCTTATTAACCAAAACCTCTGGGAATTTTATCTCCGAGAGATTGAAAATTATTATCAGGAATTGCTGTCTTTGAATTTGGAGGAAGAAAACCACAACTCAGATTTTCCACCTACTCAGTATGAGAGCCTCAGAGAGGAACTGAATGAAGCATACAATAGGATCCAGACAAAGAGAAAGGAAGCCAAGCAGAATATAGAGAGACATGAAAAGGCTGAATGGGCTATTTGGTTCTGCAACCGTCGG GAAGAAGAGCTTGAGAATCGAATCAAGGAAGAGGTTGCTGCAAGGGAAGAACTAAAGAAGGAACtggagagaaaaaaggaagaagtagATGAAATAAGTGTTGAAGTTGAAGAGACTAAGAAAATGGTAATACAAGTGTCAGAAACAGAAAGACAACAAAGAAAGGTAATAGAAGTGAAAACACAGATTCTTGGGGAGATTGAAGAGTTGAGGAGACAAAGAATAATGGGGAGATCAAGGAGGGTGGTGGCAGAGGCAGTGAATAATAATGGTTGTTGTGTTTTCAGGGAGTACAGAGAGGAGGAGATCGTGGTGGCCACACACAGCTTTTGGGATGAGTTGAGGATGAAAGGTGGCTTTGGAGGATGGAGTAATGTGTATAAAGGAAGGATCAATGGTTATACAGTTGCAATCAAGATGCTCAATTCTCTTCCTGCATTCTCCCAACTACATTATTTCTTAGCTAAG GTGAAGATTCTTGGCAGTATTCGGCACCCACATCTAGTTGATATGCTAGGCTTCTGCTCTGAGCCCAAATGCATAATTCTAGAATACATGGACAGTGGGAGCTTGGGAGACATTCTACATTGCAGGCTAAGAAGATGGTCCTTATTGTGGCATGATCGGATAAGAATAGCGATCGAAGTTTGCTCGGGCCTGGGCTTTCTCCATGAATCTCAGCCCAGGCCCATTATTCATTGTCGCATCGACCCATCCAACATCCTCCTAGACCACAACCTTGTTGCAAAGATCACAGGCTTTGGGCTTCATGGATGTGGTGAAGAATGCAATGTTGGGTCTGATGTAAAGGCGGTAGGGGTTTTGCTGATGCAACTTTTGACCGGAAAAAGAAATTTTCTGGGTATGGTAAGGGAGGATATTTTGGATGGAAGTGGTGGGAAATGGCCATTGGATGTAGCAAAGGAAGTTGAGGACTTAGCAAAGAGGAGCATGTCCAATGAAGACATGAGCATTGCAAGGGTCATGGAGGAACTCAATGAGATTAGAAGAAAGCATGATAGTATAGCTTGGACAAGAATTGATTAG
- the LOC112791729 gene encoding putative U-box domain-containing protein 50 isoform X2, translated as MAFSFMKASLKQKDAMNAMLYVHKQKPGFCELFFVCEGIQVFLREKDNDETVMEDDNGVTVARMKDNNNNKSVAKWCLEGLIFSNSRTIDSDPTSSSSSSEFPLINQNLWEFYLREIENYYQELLSLNLEEENHNSDFPPTQYESLREELNEAYNRIQTKRKEAKQNIERHEKAEWAIWFCNRREEELENRIKEEVAAREELKKELERKKEEVDEISVEVEETKKMVIQVSETERQQRKVIEVKTQILGEIEELRRQRIMGRSRRVVAEAVNNNGCCVFREYREEEIVVATHSFWDELRMKGGFGGWSNVYKGRINGYTVAIKMLNSLPAFSQLHYFLAKVKILGSIRHPHLVDMLGFCSEPKCIILEYMDSGSLGDILHCRLRRWSLLWHDRIRIAIEVCSGLGFLHESQPRPIIHCRIDPSNILLDHNLVAKITGFGLHGCGEECNVGSDVKAVGVLLMQLLTGKRNFLGMVREDILDGSGGKWPLDVAKEVEDLAKRSMSNEDMSIARVMEELNEIRRKHDSIAWTRID; from the exons ATGGCATTCTCATTCATGAAGGCTTCATT GAAACAAAAAGATGCGATGAACGCAATGTTGTATGTTCATAAGCAGAAGCCTGGGTTCTGTGAACTGTTCTTTGTGTGTGAAGGGATACAAGTGTTCCTCCGAGAGAAGGATAATGATGAGACAGTAATGGAGGATGATAATGGTGTCACAGTTGCAAGAatgaaagataataataataataagtcagTTGCCAAATGGTGCCTAGAAGGACTAATATTCAGTAACAGTAGAACCATTGATTCCGATCCTACAAGTTCTTCTTCATCCTCCGAGTTCCCTCTTATTAACCAAAACCTCTGGGAATTTTATCTCCGAGAGATTGAAAATTATTATCAGGAATTGCTGTCTTTGAATTTGGAGGAAGAAAACCACAACTCAGATTTTCCACCTACTCAGTATGAGAGCCTCAGAGAGGAACTGAATGAAGCATACAATAGGATCCAGACAAAGAGAAAGGAAGCCAAGCAGAATATAGAGAGACATGAAAAGGCTGAATGGGCTATTTGGTTCTGCAACCGTCGG GAAGAAGAGCTTGAGAATCGAATCAAGGAAGAGGTTGCTGCAAGGGAAGAACTAAAGAAGGAACtggagagaaaaaaggaagaagtagATGAAATAAGTGTTGAAGTTGAAGAGACTAAGAAAATGGTAATACAAGTGTCAGAAACAGAAAGACAACAAAGAAAGGTAATAGAAGTGAAAACACAGATTCTTGGGGAGATTGAAGAGTTGAGGAGACAAAGAATAATGGGGAGATCAAGGAGGGTGGTGGCAGAGGCAGTGAATAATAATGGTTGTTGTGTTTTCAGGGAGTACAGAGAGGAGGAGATCGTGGTGGCCACACACAGCTTTTGGGATGAGTTGAGGATGAAAGGTGGCTTTGGAGGATGGAGTAATGTGTATAAAGGAAGGATCAATGGTTATACAGTTGCAATCAAGATGCTCAATTCTCTTCCTGCATTCTCCCAACTACATTATTTCTTAGCTAAG GTGAAGATTCTTGGCAGTATTCGGCACCCACATCTAGTTGATATGCTAGGCTTCTGCTCTGAGCCCAAATGCATAATTCTAGAATACATGGACAGTGGGAGCTTGGGAGACATTCTACATTGCAGGCTAAGAAGATGGTCCTTATTGTGGCATGATCGGATAAGAATAGCGATCGAAGTTTGCTCGGGCCTGGGCTTTCTCCATGAATCTCAGCCCAGGCCCATTATTCATTGTCGCATCGACCCATCCAACATCCTCCTAGACCACAACCTTGTTGCAAAGATCACAGGCTTTGGGCTTCATGGATGTGGTGAAGAATGCAATGTTGGGTCTGATGTAAAGGCGGTAGGGGTTTTGCTGATGCAACTTTTGACCGGAAAAAGAAATTTTCTGGGTATGGTAAGGGAGGATATTTTGGATGGAAGTGGTGGGAAATGGCCATTGGATGTAGCAAAGGAAGTTGAGGACTTAGCAAAGAGGAGCATGTCCAATGAAGACATGAGCATTGCAAGGGTCATGGAGGAACTCAATGAGATTAGAAGAAAGCATGATAGTATAGCTTGGACAAGAATTGATTAG
- the LOC112791728 gene encoding nucleobase-ascorbate transporter 11 isoform X1, with product METESSSEFLGRGKIMKGGNGKRNGPSSGIKVEPFVPRSEHNPKELRSWAKRTGFVSVSDYSGEAGTSASEKFDSVGFDVENGVVDDHKGEGSSPKIEIDPVLGLARPVRDSDEIEPDSGSNSMHGAMKSDKGRVLRPKDANGWDGTLRSQNWKRRNGDEPVLASVSAADDDDGKKVELRGDGDANANDNGIRIVNMNWDRNGHGASSVALVADQKEEEDGVADGDVKVNLYPEGEEHSVQGWQELSELKYGVTENPGIVSLIYYTLQHYLSLAGSLVLIPLIMVPTMGGSDKDTANVISTVLFLSGVTTILHSYFGTRLPLVQGSSFVYLAPALVIMNAEEFRNLTEHKFRHIMRELQGAIIVGSIFQFILGFSGLMSILLRIINPIVVAPTVAAVGLAFFSYGFPEAGTCLEISIPQIALVIMFSLHLRGISIFGHHIFRIYAVPLSVTIIWIYASFLTAGGAYNYKGCNPNIPSSNILNDSCRKHADTMKHCRTDISNALSTSAWLRIPYPLQWGLPVFHLRTCIIMAVVSLVASVDSVGTYHMLSVRANLKPPSSGIVSRGIALEGLCSILAGLWGSGTGSTTLTENVHTIETTKVASRRVIELGAAFLILFSFMGKVGALLASIPQALAASVLCFMWALVAALGLSNLHYGQSGSFRNMAIVGISLFLGLSIPYYFQQYQPQATLILPGYLVPYGAASDGPFHSGIKQLDFAINALMSLNMVITLLVAFTLDNTVPGSAQERGVYTWSQTQDIATDPSLKSPYSLPKKVARCLCWAKCLGGV from the exons ATGGAAACTGAGTCAAGCTCAGAATTCTTGGGCAGGGGAAAGATTATGAAGGGTGGCAATGGCAAGAGGAATGGTCCAAGTAGCGGTATCAAAGTTGAGCCCTTTGTGCCAAGAAGTGAGCACAATCCAAAGGAGTTAAGATCATGGGCAAAGAGAACCGGCTTTGTATCTGTATCTGATTACTCAGGGGAAGCTGGGACTAGTGCCAGTGAAAAATTTGATAGCGTTGGGTTTGATGTGGAGAATGGTGTTGTTGATGATCATAAAGGAGAAGGGTCCTCTCCCAAGATTGAGATTGATCCGGTTCTTGGGCTGGCAAGGCCTGTTAGGGACAGTGATGAGATTGAACCAGATTCTGGTTCGAATTCAATGCATGGAGCCATGAAGAGTGACAAGGGGAGAGTTCTGAGGCCAAAAGATGCTAATGGATGGGATGGAACTTTGAGGAGCCAAAATTGGAAGAGGAGAAATGGGGATGAGCCTGTTTTGGCTTCAGTTTCAgctgctgatgatgatgatgggaagAAAGTTGAGTTAAGAGGGGATGGTGATGCTAATGCCAATGATAATGGAATTAGAATCGTGAATATGAATTGGGATAGAAATGGCCATGGAGCCTCTTCGGTTGCTCTGGTGGCGGAtcaaaaggaggaggaggatggtGTAGCTGATGGAGATGTTAAGGTTAATTTGTATCCTGAGGGTGAGGAACATTCCGTTCAAGGGTGGCAGGAACTATCAGAATTGAAGTATGGTGTCACAGAAAACCCGGGTATAG TATCTCTTATATATTACACCCTGCAGCACTACTTATCATTGGCTGGCTCACTAGTATTAATCCCATTAATCATGGTACCAACAATGGGTGGATCAGAT AAGGATACTGCTAATGTGATTTCTACGGTGCTGTTTCTTTCTGGCGTCACAACAATTTTGCATTCCTACTTTGGTACCAGATTGCCTCTTGTTCAAGGGAGCTCATTTGTGTATCTGGCACCAGCATTAGTTATCATGAATGCTGAAGAGTTTCGAAATCTTACAGAACAT AAATTTAGGCACATAATGAGGGAACTCCAAGGAGCTATAATTGTTGGTTCAATATTCCAATTCATCCTGGGGTTTAGTGGTTTAATGTCTATTCTTCTCAG GATAATCAATCCCATTGTGGTGGCTCCAACTGTTGCTGCTGTAGGTTTAGCATTCTTCAGCTATGGTTTTCCAGAAGCTGGCACTTGCTTGGAAATTAGCATTCCACAGATAGCATTGGTTATAATGTTCTCACTG CATCTTCGAGGGATATCTATCTTTGGACACCACATATTTCGAATTTATGCT GTTCCCCTGAGTGTTACAATAATTTGGATATATGCATCATTTTTAACCGCTGGGGGAGCATACAACTACAAAGGGTGCAATCCCAACATTCCAAGCTCAAACATTTTGAACGATTCATGCAGAAAGCATGCAGATACTATGAAGCATTGCAGGACGGATATATCAAATGCATTGTCAACTTCTGCATGGCTCAGAATCCCCTACCCTCTACAATGGGGTCTTCCTGTTTTCCATCTTAGGACTTGCATAATCATGGCCGTAGTGTCACTTGTTGCTTCTGTTGATTCA GTTGGGACTTATCACATGTTATCTGTGAGAGCTAATTTGAAGCCTCCAAGTTCAGGAATTGTGAGTAGAGGAATAGCATTGGAGGGCTTGTGTAGTATATTGGCTGGTCTTTGGGGTTCAGGTACTGGCTCAACAACTCTCACAGAAAATGTGCACACAATTGAAACCACTAAGGTGGCGAGTAGGAGGGTAATTGAACTTGGAGCAGCATTCCTGATCCTCTTCTCATTTATGG GAAAAGTGGGTGCCCTTCTTGCTTCCATTCCACAGGCTTTGGCTGCTTCTGTACTGTGTTTTATGTGGGCTCTTGTTGCAGCATTGGGTCTGTCAAACTTACACTATGGTCAGTCAGGAAGCTTTAGGAACATGGCAATAGTTGGCATTTCATTGTTCCTTGGTCTGTCCATCCCTTACTATTTTCAGCAATATCAGCCTCAAGCCACTCTCATACTTCCCGGTTATCTAGTCCCTTATGGTGCTGCATCTGATGGACCATTTCATTCAGGCATCAAACAA CTTGATTTTGCAATCAACGCTCTAATGTCATTAAACATGGTGATTACattgttagtggcattcactctGGACAACACAGTCCCAGGAAGTGCACAAGAAAGAGGGGTGTACACATGGTCACAAACACAAGACATTGCCACTGATCCCTCACTCAAATCTCCATATTCTCTGCCAAAGAAAGTTGCTCGGTGCTTGTGTTGGGCTAAATGTTTAGGAGGAGTCTGA
- the LOC112791728 gene encoding nucleobase-ascorbate transporter 11 isoform X2 codes for METESSSEFLGRGKIMKGGNGKRNGPSSGIKVEPFVPRSEHNPKELRSWAKRTGFVSVSDYSGEAGTSASEKFDSVGFDVENGVVDDHKGEGSSPKIEIDPVLGLARPVRDSDEIEPDSGSNSMHGAMKSDKGRVLRPKDANGWDGTLRSQNWKRRNGDEPVLASVSAADDDDGKKVELRGDGDANANDNGIRIVNMNWDRNGHGASSVALVADQKEEEDGVADGDVKVNLYPEGEEHSVQGWQELSELKYGVTENPGIVSLIYYTLQHYLSLAGSLVLIPLIMVPTMGGSDKDTANVISTVLFLSGVTTILHSYFGTRLPLVQGSSFVYLAPALVIMNAEEFRNLTEHKFRHIMRELQGAIIVGSIFQFILGFSGLMSILLRIINPIVVAPTVAAVGLAFFSYGFPEAGTCLEISIPQIALVIMFSLHLRGISIFGHHIFRIYAVPLSVTIIWIYASFLTAGGAYNYKGCNPNIPSSNILNDSCRKHADTMKHCRTDISNALSTSAWLRIPYPLQWGLPVFHLRTCIIMAVVSLVASVDSVGTYHMLSVRANLKPPSSGIVSRGIALEGLCSILAGLWGSGTGSTTLTENVHTIETTKVASRRVIELGAAFLILFSFMGKVGALLASIPQALAASVLCFMWALVAALGLSNLHYGQSGSFRNMAIVGISLFLGLSIPYYFQQYQPQATLILPGYLVPYGAASDGPFHSGIKQWHSLWTTQSQEVHKKEGCTHGHKHKTLPLIPHSNLHILCQRKLLGACVGLNV; via the exons ATGGAAACTGAGTCAAGCTCAGAATTCTTGGGCAGGGGAAAGATTATGAAGGGTGGCAATGGCAAGAGGAATGGTCCAAGTAGCGGTATCAAAGTTGAGCCCTTTGTGCCAAGAAGTGAGCACAATCCAAAGGAGTTAAGATCATGGGCAAAGAGAACCGGCTTTGTATCTGTATCTGATTACTCAGGGGAAGCTGGGACTAGTGCCAGTGAAAAATTTGATAGCGTTGGGTTTGATGTGGAGAATGGTGTTGTTGATGATCATAAAGGAGAAGGGTCCTCTCCCAAGATTGAGATTGATCCGGTTCTTGGGCTGGCAAGGCCTGTTAGGGACAGTGATGAGATTGAACCAGATTCTGGTTCGAATTCAATGCATGGAGCCATGAAGAGTGACAAGGGGAGAGTTCTGAGGCCAAAAGATGCTAATGGATGGGATGGAACTTTGAGGAGCCAAAATTGGAAGAGGAGAAATGGGGATGAGCCTGTTTTGGCTTCAGTTTCAgctgctgatgatgatgatgggaagAAAGTTGAGTTAAGAGGGGATGGTGATGCTAATGCCAATGATAATGGAATTAGAATCGTGAATATGAATTGGGATAGAAATGGCCATGGAGCCTCTTCGGTTGCTCTGGTGGCGGAtcaaaaggaggaggaggatggtGTAGCTGATGGAGATGTTAAGGTTAATTTGTATCCTGAGGGTGAGGAACATTCCGTTCAAGGGTGGCAGGAACTATCAGAATTGAAGTATGGTGTCACAGAAAACCCGGGTATAG TATCTCTTATATATTACACCCTGCAGCACTACTTATCATTGGCTGGCTCACTAGTATTAATCCCATTAATCATGGTACCAACAATGGGTGGATCAGAT AAGGATACTGCTAATGTGATTTCTACGGTGCTGTTTCTTTCTGGCGTCACAACAATTTTGCATTCCTACTTTGGTACCAGATTGCCTCTTGTTCAAGGGAGCTCATTTGTGTATCTGGCACCAGCATTAGTTATCATGAATGCTGAAGAGTTTCGAAATCTTACAGAACAT AAATTTAGGCACATAATGAGGGAACTCCAAGGAGCTATAATTGTTGGTTCAATATTCCAATTCATCCTGGGGTTTAGTGGTTTAATGTCTATTCTTCTCAG GATAATCAATCCCATTGTGGTGGCTCCAACTGTTGCTGCTGTAGGTTTAGCATTCTTCAGCTATGGTTTTCCAGAAGCTGGCACTTGCTTGGAAATTAGCATTCCACAGATAGCATTGGTTATAATGTTCTCACTG CATCTTCGAGGGATATCTATCTTTGGACACCACATATTTCGAATTTATGCT GTTCCCCTGAGTGTTACAATAATTTGGATATATGCATCATTTTTAACCGCTGGGGGAGCATACAACTACAAAGGGTGCAATCCCAACATTCCAAGCTCAAACATTTTGAACGATTCATGCAGAAAGCATGCAGATACTATGAAGCATTGCAGGACGGATATATCAAATGCATTGTCAACTTCTGCATGGCTCAGAATCCCCTACCCTCTACAATGGGGTCTTCCTGTTTTCCATCTTAGGACTTGCATAATCATGGCCGTAGTGTCACTTGTTGCTTCTGTTGATTCA GTTGGGACTTATCACATGTTATCTGTGAGAGCTAATTTGAAGCCTCCAAGTTCAGGAATTGTGAGTAGAGGAATAGCATTGGAGGGCTTGTGTAGTATATTGGCTGGTCTTTGGGGTTCAGGTACTGGCTCAACAACTCTCACAGAAAATGTGCACACAATTGAAACCACTAAGGTGGCGAGTAGGAGGGTAATTGAACTTGGAGCAGCATTCCTGATCCTCTTCTCATTTATGG GAAAAGTGGGTGCCCTTCTTGCTTCCATTCCACAGGCTTTGGCTGCTTCTGTACTGTGTTTTATGTGGGCTCTTGTTGCAGCATTGGGTCTGTCAAACTTACACTATGGTCAGTCAGGAAGCTTTAGGAACATGGCAATAGTTGGCATTTCATTGTTCCTTGGTCTGTCCATCCCTTACTATTTTCAGCAATATCAGCCTCAAGCCACTCTCATACTTCCCGGTTATCTAGTCCCTTATGGTGCTGCATCTGATGGACCATTTCATTCAGGCATCAAACAA tggcattcactctGGACAACACAGTCCCAGGAAGTGCACAAGAAAGAGGGGTGTACACATGGTCACAAACACAAGACATTGCCACTGATCCCTCACTCAAATCTCCATATTCTCTGCCAAAGAAAGTTGCTCGGTGCTTGTGTTGGGCTAAATGTTTAG
- the LOC112791731 gene encoding nicotinamidase 1 isoform X2: MVSQTVDLLREELPVEQQPLHLSSDIKTGLVLVDLVNGFCTVGSGNLAPRQPDKQISGMVDATVRLSKVFAQKNWPILAFLDNHHPDIPEPPYPPHCIAGTHEANLVPELLWLENEPNATLRRKDCIDGFVGSIEKDGSNVFVDWVKNNQIKQVLVVGICTDICVMDFVSSALAARNRGLLPPLENVIVYSKACATYDIPLHVAKTNKDVISHPQGKRSQDSIRGLI; the protein is encoded by the exons ATGGTTTCTCAGACGGTTGACCTCTTGAGGGAGGAGCTCCCCGTCGAACAACAACCTCTGCACTTGTCCTCTGACATCAAAACAGGTCTTGTGCTCGTCGACCTTGTCAATGGCTTCTGCACCGTTGGATCTGGCAATTTG GCCCCAAGGCAACCGGATAAACAGATTTCTGGGATGGTGGATGCAACGGTGAGGCTTTCAAAAGTTTTTGCTCAGAAGAATTGGCCCATTTTGGCTTTCCTTGATAACCATCACCCGGACATTCCTGAGCCTCCCTATCCTCCTCACTGTATTGCGGGAACACATGAAGCAAATTTGGTTCCTG AACTCCTGTGGTTGGAAAATGAACCAAATGCAACACTCAGGCGCAAAGATTGCATTGATGGATTCGTTGGCTCAATTGAGAAAGATGGCTCTAATGTCTTCGTTGATTGGGTGAAAAATAATCAGATAAAACAA GTCTTGGTTGTTGGGATATGCACGGATATATGCGTGATGGATTTTGTCAGTTCAGCTTTAGCTGCAAGGAACAGGGGTTTACTTCCTCCTCTGGAGAATGTGATTGTGTATTCCAAAGCTTGTGCAACTTATGATATTCCATTACATGTAGCCAAAACTAACAAGGATGTTATATCCCATCCACAG GGGAAGAGGAGCCAAGATAGCATCAGAGGTCTTATTTGA
- the LOC112791731 gene encoding nicotinamidase 1 isoform X1, which translates to MVSQTVDLLREELPVEQQPLHLSSDIKTGLVLVDLVNGFCTVGSGNLAPRQPDKQISGMVDATVRLSKVFAQKNWPILAFLDNHHPDIPEPPYPPHCIAGTHEANLVPELLWLENEPNATLRRKDCIDGFVGSIEKDGSNVFVDWVKNNQIKQVLVVGICTDICVMDFVSSALAARNRGLLPPLENVIVYSKACATYDIPLHVAKTNKDVISHPQELMHHIGLYISRGRGAKIASEVLFD; encoded by the exons ATGGTTTCTCAGACGGTTGACCTCTTGAGGGAGGAGCTCCCCGTCGAACAACAACCTCTGCACTTGTCCTCTGACATCAAAACAGGTCTTGTGCTCGTCGACCTTGTCAATGGCTTCTGCACCGTTGGATCTGGCAATTTG GCCCCAAGGCAACCGGATAAACAGATTTCTGGGATGGTGGATGCAACGGTGAGGCTTTCAAAAGTTTTTGCTCAGAAGAATTGGCCCATTTTGGCTTTCCTTGATAACCATCACCCGGACATTCCTGAGCCTCCCTATCCTCCTCACTGTATTGCGGGAACACATGAAGCAAATTTGGTTCCTG AACTCCTGTGGTTGGAAAATGAACCAAATGCAACACTCAGGCGCAAAGATTGCATTGATGGATTCGTTGGCTCAATTGAGAAAGATGGCTCTAATGTCTTCGTTGATTGGGTGAAAAATAATCAGATAAAACAA GTCTTGGTTGTTGGGATATGCACGGATATATGCGTGATGGATTTTGTCAGTTCAGCTTTAGCTGCAAGGAACAGGGGTTTACTTCCTCCTCTGGAGAATGTGATTGTGTATTCCAAAGCTTGTGCAACTTATGATATTCCATTACATGTAGCCAAAACTAACAAGGATGTTATATCCCATCCACAG GAGCTGATGCATCACATTGGCCTTTACATATCCAGGGGAAGAGGAGCCAAGATAGCATCAGAGGTCTTATTTGATTAA